The genomic region CGCAAGCTGCGCGGGCCGAAGGGCACGTCGGTCAACATCTCGCTCAAGCGACAGGGATTCGAGGGGCTGATCGATCTCGCGGTCCAGCGCGACGAGATCTCGATTCCGACGGTACTCGGTGTCTTCATGGTGGACCAGGACACCGGTTACATCCGTCTGAGGGACTTCTCGGAAACATCGGACGACGAGCTGGGGCGCGCGCTCGAAGCGCTGAGCGCGCAGGGCATGAAGCGCCTCGTGCTGGACCTCCGGGACAACCCGGGCGGGCCGCTCGACCAGGCGATCCGCGTCGCGAACCGCTTTCTTCCGCGCGGCCAGATGATCGTGTACACGCGCGGCCGCGTGCAGAACGCGTCGGTGGACTACCGGGCCACCGAGGCGAGCCAGTACACGGACCTGCCTGTGGTCGTGCTCGTCAACCGCAACACGGCGAGCGCGTCGGAGATCGTCAGCGGCGCATTGCAGGATCACGATCGCGCGGTCATCGTCGGGGAGACCACGTTCGGCAAGGCGCTCGTGCAGTCGGTGTATCGCATCAGCATGAACGCGGGGCTCGCGCTGACCACCGGGCGCTATTTCACGCCGAGCGGCCGGTTGATCCAGCGGCCCTGGGACCATGCGTTCGACGAGTACCTGACCTACACGCTGCGCGATCAACCGGAAGGGGAGCGCCCGCGCCAGGCCGCGGACCTGCGGTACACCGACGCGGGACGCAAGGTGTACAGCGGCGGCGGCATCGAGCCCGACAAGCACATTGCCGGTCCGGTCGAAGGATTCAATCCGACCCGCCTCAGCCGCTCGCTCTACGCGCGGCAGATGTTCGAGAACTTCGCCGAGCGGTTCACGGCGGAAGGGGATACGCGCATCGTCGCGCCGGCCAACGCGCAGAACCGCCGCACCGTGCGGCGCGGTTTCGTCGTGACCGACGAGATGGTCGCCGAGTTCAGGCAGTTCCTGAAGGACGACCGCGTCAAGGTGGACGAAGGGGCCTTCACGAAGGACGTCGAGTTCATCCGCGCGATGATCAAGTACCAGATCGACCTGGCGCTGTTCGGGATCGAAGAGGCGCGACGCAATCTGATCGCGCGCGATCCCCAGGCCCAGGTGGCGCTCGGGCTCTTCAGCGAGGCCGAGCGGCTGACCGCGATGGCGCGCGCGCGCGCAGCAGCGAAATAGGGTTTAGGGTTGAATCCTGAACCCTATTGGTGGGGTGCGAGTTTCGTCTTGCCCCTACAGATTGGCCCTGCTACACTGACGACCGTCTGGCGCTTCCGGGGCCCCGCCTGAGTGGACGGGAAGGAGCGCCCGCCGGTCTTGTCGCCGTTCCCCACCGGGAACATCAGTTAACCTCAACCGTCCTGAAGCGATCCCAGCCGCTTGGGGGCGAGGTGTGCGCGCAAGTACCGGGCACAGCCTGGCCTGTATCGACACCACTATGCGACTGCAACGGCTGGAGATTGCCGGTTTCAAGAGTTTCCCCGACCGCGCCGAGCTGGCCTTCGACGATGGCGTGACCGCCATTGTCGGGCCGAACGGGTGCGGGAAGAGCAACGTCGTTGATGCCATCACGTGGGTGCTTGGCGAGCAGAGCGCCAAGAGTCTGCGCGGCGACCGCATGGAAGACGTGATCTTCGGCGGCAGCGACGCTCGCAAGCCGACGGCGGCGGCGGAAGTGCGCCTGCGGCTCGCGAAGGTGCCCGCGTCGAGCCCGGGCGGATCGGGTTCCGGAGCGAGGGCGATCGCTCCCTCGCCTGCGGTGACGCCGCAGGCGGCCGAGCCGAACGCGGTCCTCCTCGACGAGGAGCCGCGACCTATTCCTCCGGAGTTCAGCCTCGACGAACCGTTGTTCGTGCGGGACGTCGAGATCGGGCGCCGCCTCTATCGATCCGGCGAGAGCGAGTACCTCATCGACGGCGAGGTCTGCCGCCTGCGCGACATCCACGACCTGCTGATGGATGCCGGCGTCGGCGTCAAGGCGTACGCCGTCATCGAGCAGGGGAAGATCGGGCAGATCCTGACGGGAAAACCCACCGACCGGCGGCAGCTGATCGAAGAGGCCGCCGGCGTCACCAAGTTCAAGACACGCCGCAGGACCGCGGAGCTGAAGCTCGAAGCGGCGCAGCAGAACCTCACGCGCGTCGAAGACATCATTTTCGAGGTCGAGAAGCAGCGTGCCGCGCTGAAGAGGCAAGCGGCAAAGGCGCGCCGTTACAAGCGCCTGCGCGAGGAGCTGCGGCGGTGGGAGAAGGTACAGTTTGCGACGAGGTACCGGGGTCTCGCGGCCGCGATCGACTCGGCGCGCGCGAGGCTTGCCGACGCGCGGGAGCGTGAAACCGCGGCGGCCGCGCGCCTGGCGGAGGTCGAAGCGACGCTCGAACGGATTCGCATCGACCTTGCGGAAGCCGACAGCCGCGCGACAGCCGCGCGCGAGGCCGCGCACGCGCGCGAGCTGGAGATCGGACGCCTGCAGCAGCAGGCCGCGTTCGAGCGCCAGCAGGTGGGGGCGCTGACCGCGAGCATCGCGGGGCTGGGCGTGGAACTGTCGGCGCTCGAAGCGCGGCGCGAGCCGGCGCGCGTGGAGCTGGAGGACCGGCGACAGGCGGCGGCGCGTGCCGAGGCGGAGCGGGAGGACGCCACGGCGGCGCTGGAACATGAAGAGGCCGCCTACCAGGAGGCGTACCGCACGATCGAGGGGCTCGAGAGCGACGTCGAGGCGTCGCGCAGCGAGATCTTCTCCGCGATGAACGCCGCCACCGCGCTTCGTCACGCGGTGGAGAACGCGGCGGCCGCGCGCGGCCGCGCGATCGAGCTGCTGTCGCGCCTGGAGATCGAGGGACGCGACCTGCGCGTGGAAGCCGAGCGCGCCGATCGCGCGCGGGCGGAGGCGGAGGACGCGCTGGCGCGCGGCCGCTCGGCGCTCGAGGAGAACAAGGTCGCGCGGGCCGCCGCCGAGTTCGGCCTGGCCGCCGCGCGCGGCGAGCGTGAACGGCTGGCCGCGGACTTCCGCAGCCGCGAAAACGAGCTGGCCGGCCGGGAGGCGCGGCTCCGCTCGCTCGAGGAAAGCGACGCCGCGCACGTGGAATACGGGGACGCGGCGCGGCTCGTGCTGTCCGACGCGACGTCCCGCGTGGCGCAGCGCGGCGCGGTGGCGGACCATCTCGAGGTGGAGCGCGGCTACGAGCGCGCCGTCGAAGCGTGTCTCGGCGAGCTGCTGCAGCACGTCGTCGTCGAATCGCATGATGCGGCGCGCACGGGCTTGGCGCTGATCCTCGAGCAGGACGCGGGCCGGTGCGGATTCGTGGTGGCTGGCGGCACGGTGCCGGCCGTGGCCGATTCGGCCGAACGGGCGCCGTCCGGCGCCAGGTCGATCTGGTCGGTGCTTCGTGCGACCGGCGAATACGCCCCCGCCATCCGCGCGGCGGTGGGCGAGGCATGGCTTGCCGAGACGCTCGACGCGGCGATCGAAGCCTCGGCGTTCACCGCGCGCCCGGTGGTGACCGCTTCGGGCGACGTGGCGCATCGCGGCTTCGTGATCGAGGGGGGCGTGAAAGCCGAGGCGCGGGGCATCCTGGCGACCAAGGCGGAGATCAAGGACCTGCGCGGCACGATCGAGTCCGACCGCGCGATGCTGGCGCGCGTCCGCGAGCAGCTCGCCGCGGTCGAAATGCGCATCGCTGCGGGCGATGCCGCGATCGCCGCGCTCACCGACGAGCAGCACCGGCAGGAGAAGGTCCTCGTCGGGTCCGACCTGCAGCTGCAGCGCGCCGCCGAGGAGGCCGAGCGGGTCGCGCGGAAGCAGGAACAGGTGGGTGTGGACCGGCGCCGCGCCGAGGAGGAGCGGGACAGCCTGGAGGCGCGGCAGGCCGAGGCGCGCGCGTCGATCGTGAGGCTCGAGGACGAGCAGCGCGCGGCGGACGAACGGTTTTCCGTGGCGCAGCGCCGGCTGCTCGACGCGCGCGAGGCGCTCGAGCGCCAGTCGCGCCAGGTGGCGGAGGCGAAGGCGGCGCACGCGACGCTCGTGGAGCGTGCCACCGCGATTGGCGCCGAAGTCCGGCGGCTCGAGGAGGCTGGACGCGAGCTCGAGGAGCGCATCACCGCGCGCGCCGACGAACGCCGCCGCGCCGAGGAGCGCCGTACCCAGCTGCAGGCCTCAATCGTGGAGGCGGAGCAGCGGCTCGACGAGAGCCTGAGGACGTTCGATCAGCTCAGGGAAGACGTCCGCGCGGCCGACGATCGCTCCAACACGCTGCGGATTGAATACGATGCGATGGACGCGCAGATCCGTGAGGCACGCCGCACCGTCGACGCCATCCGCGATGAGGTGAGCCGCCACGAGATCGCCCGGGCCACCGCCGAAGGGGACCTGGCGCACCTCGCGGAGAGCTGCCTCGAGGTCGTCCAGGCCACGATCGAGGAGGTCGCCGCCGAAGTCGCGCAGCTCGAGGCGGAGGGTGAGATCGCCGCGGTCACGCTCGCCGAGGACGTGCCGACAGAAGAGGAGCGCGAGGAGGAAGGGGACGCGGCCGCCTTCGCGACCGCGGAGCAGGAGGTCGCTTCGGCGCGCCAGGGCGCGCCGGCGGCGCTGACGGTCGAACAGGCGATCGCGCAGCTGAAAGCCAAGATCGAGCGGCTCGGCCCGGTGAACATCCTGGCGATCGATCAGTTCGACGAGCTGGAGAGCCGCCACACGTTCCTGACGGCGCAGCGGAAAGACCTCGTGGACTCGATCAGCGCCACCAACGAGGCGATCCGCCGCATCGAGAAGACGACGAAGGAACGCTTCCAGGAAGCGTTCGACGCCATCAACGCGAACTTCGAGCAGACCTTCACCACGATGTTCGGCGGCGGCCGCGCCGGGCTCGTGCTGATCGACGAGGCGGACGAGCTCGAAAGCGGGCTCGACATCATCGCGCAGCCCCCCGGCAAGCGCCTCCAGAGCGTGCAGCTGCTCTCGGGCGGCGAGAAGGCGCTGACGGCCATGGCGCTGATGTTCGCCATCTTCAAGTTCCGGCCCAGCCCGTTCTGCCTGCTCGACGAGATCGACGCGCCGCTCGACGATGCCAACATCGGCCGGTTCGTCGAGATGCTGAAGGGGATGCAGGATTTGACGCAGTTCATCCTGATCACCCACAACCGCAAGACCATGGAGATCGCCAACCGGCTCTACGGCGTCACGATGGAAGAGCCCGGCGTGTCGAAGCTGATCTCGCTTCAGCTCAATTGAACGAAGACAGAGCCTCGCGGTACCACCGCCAGCGCCGCCGCGCGACGATCCTGTCGCTCCTGCTGACGGCGGCGCTGCTGGCCGCTCTCGTCATCTCCGGCGCGTCGATCGCGCTGCGCGACTGGGCGGAATCGCTCGGTGGCTCGCCGGCGGACGGCTTGCCGGGCTATCTCATCGCCTGCGTCCTCTTCGTATCGGTCCTCTTCGCGCTCGAGGAGGTTCTCGGCTTTCCGCTGGCCACGTATCGCGGCTACACGCTCGAGCACCGCTACGGGCTCTCGCGCGAGGCGTTCCGCGATTGGTGCCGCGATCACGCCAAGGCGGCCGCGATCGGACTGGCATTCACGATCGTCGCGGCCGTCGCCGTCTACACGGCGATCCACCTGACACCGCGGTGGTGGTGGGTGGCCGCCGCAATTCTGGCGACCGCCGCCGCGATCGTCCTCACCAACATCCTGCCGACCGTCGTGTTGCCGATCTTCTATCGCCTCGAACCGCTGGACCGCCCCGAGTTGGCCTGGCGCCTGATCGCGCTCGCGCGCGCGCAGGGCGTCGAGGCGCTGGGGGTGTACGTGTGGGGGCTGGGGGAGAAGACACGCAAGGCCAACGCGGCGCTCGTCGGCCTCGGGAGCACCCGCCGCATCCTCCTGTCGGACACCCTGCTCGCGGAATACTCCGAAGACGAGATCGAAGTGATCCTCGCGCATGAACTTGCGCACCACGTGCACCGCGATCTCTGGAAAGCCATCGCTGTTGAAGCGGCGATCGCCCTGATGGCCGCCTGGTGCGCGGATTTCACCCGCCGCCTTATCGGCCCGGTGCTCGGCTTCTACGGCCCGCAGGACCTCGCGGCGCTTCCCCTGCACCTGTTCGGCGCCGGCATCGTCTCGGTGGCCGCCGTGCCGTTCGTCAACGCCCTCTCGCGCTGCAATGAACGACGCGCCGACCGGTTTGCCGTGGGACTGACGCGGCGGCCGGCCGCGTTCATGTCGGCGATGCGGCGCCTCGGCGCGCAGAACCTCGCGGAATCCCGCCCCGGCGCCATCGCGCGCCTGATCTTCTACACGCACCCGCCCGTCGAAGAGAGGATCGAAGCCGCGAAAACCGCGGCCCGTTGAATGGCACGAGGCAAAAGGCAAAAACCAAAAGGCTACTGGACTACCAACTCGCCGTGCATGTTTCTGCACCCGTCATCCTGCTGCAGGTTGCAGTAGATGCGGAAGGTGCCGCGCCGATCCGCGCGGAACTCGAAGGTGACCGGCTGTCCCGGTGCCGCCCGCTTGGCGATGCGGTACTCGTCGACGGTGAAGCTGTGCGCGATGTCCTCGGCGGCAACGGTGAGGCGGACGATGTCCCCCTCGCGAACTTCGATGCGGCTGGGAGCAAAGGAGTACCTGCGCGCCGTGACGTTGAAGTCGCGGCGGCTGGGCGCCTGATCCTGGGCGGACGAACGCGCACCGGCCAGCAGAACGGCCGAGCCGCCGAGCAGGGCAATCCACGCGAGGACGCGTCTGCGGTTGGCCATGCCGATACCCTCCATTATAGGACGATGCAAACGGCGGGTCGGTTGTAACCGACTCAGGAATAAGGCCAAGGGCGGAAGGCCCAGGCCAAAAATGAAACGGGCCGGAGGATTTTGTCCCCCGGCCCGCCGTGACGTGTCAGGACCTCCGGCCTCCCGGCCGCTGGTCCTGATTCCGCTTTCTACTTCCGTGCGTGCTCCCGGCGCGGGCCGCGCGGGCCGCGCCGCTCGCCGTGGCCTCCCTCACGGCGGTGTTCGCCGCCCCCCTCGGGCTCCGGCGGCATGCCCTCGGGCCTTTCGATGAGCGCCTTGCGGCTCAAACGCACCTTGCCGGAGGGGTCGATGTTGATGACCTTCACCAGCAGCTGGTCCCCCTCCTTCAGCTCGTCGCGCACGTCCTTGACGCGATAGTGCGCGATCTCCGAGACGTGAAGGAGCCCATCGACCCCCGGCATGATCTCGACGAACGCGCCGAAGTCGGTGATCCGCTGGACGTTGCCCATGTAGGTCTTATTGAGCTCGGGTGTCGCGGTCAGCTCCTGGATGATCGCGATGGCCTTGGCAGACGAGGCCTCGTCGGCCGACGCCACGTTCACGCGGCCGTCGTCCTCGACGTCGATCTTCACGCCCGTGCGCTCGATGATGCTGCGGATCATCTTGCCGCCCGGCCCGATGACGTCGCGGATCTTGTCCACGGGGATGCGGATCGTCACGATGCGCGGCGCGTAGGTCGAGACGTCGCTGCGGTTCGTGCTGAGCGTGGTGTTCATCTTGTCGAGGATGAACAGCCGTCCCTGGCGCGCCTGCTCCAGCGCCTCGCGCATGATCGCGGTGGTGATACCCGCGACCTTGATGTCCATCTGCAGCGCCGTGATGCCCCCGGCGGTGCCCGTCACCTTGAAGTCCATGTCGCCGTAGTGGTCCTCGGCCCCGGCGATGTCGGTCAGGACGGCGTACTTGCCCGTCTTCTCGTCCATCACCAGCCCCATGGCCACGCCCGCGACCGGCGCCTTCAGCGGGACGCCCGCGTCCATCATGGCCAGCGACCCGCCGCACACCGACGCCATCGACGACGACCCGTTCGACTCGAGGATGTCCGAGACCACGCGGATGGTGTAGGGGAACTGGTCCTCGGCCGGAATCATCGGCGCGAGCGCGCGCTCGGCGAGCGCGCCGTGACCCACTTCGCGGCGGCCGGGGCCGCGCAGGAACGCGACCTCGCCGACCGAGAACGGCGGGAAGTTGTAGTGGAGCATGAAGCGCTTGTACATCTCGCCGTCCACCATCTCGATCTTCTGCTGGTCCTCGGCGGTGCCAAGCGTGGCGGTGACGAGCGCCTGCGTCTCGCCTCGCGTGAACACGGCCGACCCGTGGACGCGCGGCAGCACGCCGACCTCGATGGCGATGGGGCGGATCTCGTCGAACGCGCGGCCGTCGAGGC from Acidobacteriota bacterium harbors:
- a CDS encoding S41 family peptidase; this translates as MRNSRFLPALVTAILVGALAGGLFGSNALARQDRVAEKYSLFTTALSEIQANYVEKLPSDRLVYSAIDGMLKTLDPHSSFMDPRTYAQLRERQEGRYYGLGISIVVIDGDITVMSLFEGSPAYKKGIRRGDVISRIEGQDTKGWTTEQAVRKLRGPKGTSVNISLKRQGFEGLIDLAVQRDEISIPTVLGVFMVDQDTGYIRLRDFSETSDDELGRALEALSAQGMKRLVLDLRDNPGGPLDQAIRVANRFLPRGQMIVYTRGRVQNASVDYRATEASQYTDLPVVVLVNRNTASASEIVSGALQDHDRAVIVGETTFGKALVQSVYRISMNAGLALTTGRYFTPSGRLIQRPWDHAFDEYLTYTLRDQPEGERPRQAADLRYTDAGRKVYSGGGIEPDKHIAGPVEGFNPTRLSRSLYARQMFENFAERFTAEGDTRIVAPANAQNRRTVRRGFVVTDEMVAEFRQFLKDDRVKVDEGAFTKDVEFIRAMIKYQIDLALFGIEEARRNLIARDPQAQVALGLFSEAERLTAMARARAAAK
- the smc gene encoding chromosome segregation protein SMC, producing MRLQRLEIAGFKSFPDRAELAFDDGVTAIVGPNGCGKSNVVDAITWVLGEQSAKSLRGDRMEDVIFGGSDARKPTAAAEVRLRLAKVPASSPGGSGSGARAIAPSPAVTPQAAEPNAVLLDEEPRPIPPEFSLDEPLFVRDVEIGRRLYRSGESEYLIDGEVCRLRDIHDLLMDAGVGVKAYAVIEQGKIGQILTGKPTDRRQLIEEAAGVTKFKTRRRTAELKLEAAQQNLTRVEDIIFEVEKQRAALKRQAAKARRYKRLREELRRWEKVQFATRYRGLAAAIDSARARLADARERETAAAARLAEVEATLERIRIDLAEADSRATAAREAAHARELEIGRLQQQAAFERQQVGALTASIAGLGVELSALEARREPARVELEDRRQAAARAEAEREDATAALEHEEAAYQEAYRTIEGLESDVEASRSEIFSAMNAATALRHAVENAAAARGRAIELLSRLEIEGRDLRVEAERADRARAEAEDALARGRSALEENKVARAAAEFGLAAARGERERLAADFRSRENELAGREARLRSLEESDAAHVEYGDAARLVLSDATSRVAQRGAVADHLEVERGYERAVEACLGELLQHVVVESHDAARTGLALILEQDAGRCGFVVAGGTVPAVADSAERAPSGARSIWSVLRATGEYAPAIRAAVGEAWLAETLDAAIEASAFTARPVVTASGDVAHRGFVIEGGVKAEARGILATKAEIKDLRGTIESDRAMLARVREQLAAVEMRIAAGDAAIAALTDEQHRQEKVLVGSDLQLQRAAEEAERVARKQEQVGVDRRRAEEERDSLEARQAEARASIVRLEDEQRAADERFSVAQRRLLDAREALERQSRQVAEAKAAHATLVERATAIGAEVRRLEEAGRELEERITARADERRRAEERRTQLQASIVEAEQRLDESLRTFDQLREDVRAADDRSNTLRIEYDAMDAQIREARRTVDAIRDEVSRHEIARATAEGDLAHLAESCLEVVQATIEEVAAEVAQLEAEGEIAAVTLAEDVPTEEEREEEGDAAAFATAEQEVASARQGAPAALTVEQAIAQLKAKIERLGPVNILAIDQFDELESRHTFLTAQRKDLVDSISATNEAIRRIEKTTKERFQEAFDAINANFEQTFTTMFGGGRAGLVLIDEADELESGLDIIAQPPGKRLQSVQLLSGGEKALTAMALMFAIFKFRPSPFCLLDEIDAPLDDANIGRFVEMLKGMQDLTQFILITHNRKTMEIANRLYGVTMEEPGVSKLISLQLN
- a CDS encoding M48 family metalloprotease, with amino-acid sequence MNEDRASRYHRQRRRATILSLLLTAALLAALVISGASIALRDWAESLGGSPADGLPGYLIACVLFVSVLFALEEVLGFPLATYRGYTLEHRYGLSREAFRDWCRDHAKAAAIGLAFTIVAAVAVYTAIHLTPRWWWVAAAILATAAAIVLTNILPTVVLPIFYRLEPLDRPELAWRLIALARAQGVEALGVYVWGLGEKTRKANAALVGLGSTRRILLSDTLLAEYSEDEIEVILAHELAHHVHRDLWKAIAVEAAIALMAAWCADFTRRLIGPVLGFYGPQDLAALPLHLFGAGIVSVAAVPFVNALSRCNERRADRFAVGLTRRPAAFMSAMRRLGAQNLAESRPGAIARLIFYTHPPVEERIEAAKTAAR
- a CDS encoding cupredoxin domain-containing protein, coding for MANRRRVLAWIALLGGSAVLLAGARSSAQDQAPSRRDFNVTARRYSFAPSRIEVREGDIVRLTVAAEDIAHSFTVDEYRIAKRAAPGQPVTFEFRADRRGTFRIYCNLQQDDGCRNMHGELVVQ
- the pnp gene encoding polyribonucleotide nucleotidyltransferase, which codes for MHTRDVTVGGQTLSIETGRLAKQADGSVVVRQGDTMVLVTACHAANPREGIDFLPLTVDYREYTYASGRIPGGFFKREGKPSEKEVLTSRLIDRPHRPLFPAGWRYETQIIALVLSADSATDSDVLAITGASAAVALSEIPFQKTIAGVRVGLIDGAYTINPTYEQRKQSRLDLVVAGSRDAIVMVEAGAKEVTEEEMVRALEAAHAAIREIVAAIDALARDAGKRKIEIPKKEIGADFYREVEERVYGPLTEAMRIRDKLENYGTVDKVLEELIASLPDEELERRTEAKAIFKELKEKVMREEILERGRRLDGRAFDEIRPIAIEVGVLPRVHGSAVFTRGETQALVTATLGTAEDQQKIEMVDGEMYKRFMLHYNFPPFSVGEVAFLRGPGRREVGHGALAERALAPMIPAEDQFPYTIRVVSDILESNGSSSMASVCGGSLAMMDAGVPLKAPVAGVAMGLVMDEKTGKYAVLTDIAGAEDHYGDMDFKVTGTAGGITALQMDIKVAGITTAIMREALEQARQGRLFILDKMNTTLSTNRSDVSTYAPRIVTIRIPVDKIRDVIGPGGKMIRSIIERTGVKIDVEDDGRVNVASADEASSAKAIAIIQELTATPELNKTYMGNVQRITDFGAFVEIMPGVDGLLHVSEIAHYRVKDVRDELKEGDQLLVKVINIDPSGKVRLSRKALIERPEGMPPEPEGGGEHRREGGHGERRGPRGPRREHARK